A section of the Macadamia integrifolia cultivar HAES 741 chromosome 9, SCU_Mint_v3, whole genome shotgun sequence genome encodes:
- the LOC122088785 gene encoding putative caffeoyl-CoA O-methyltransferase At1g67980, whose protein sequence is MADTGAFHIKGTLQTKALYQYILETSAYPREHEMLKEIREATINKYSYLSDMLVPADEGQFLSMLLKIINAKNTLELGVFTGYSLLVTALALPSDGKITAIDINREAYETGLPFIRKAGVEHKINFINSNALPILDEMLTTTNVDGMELFDFAFVDADKPNFINYHERLLKLIKIGGLIAYDNTLWYGTVAVDEEEVQEDMKDYRRAILGLNAFLASDPRIELSQISIGDGVTLCRRIR, encoded by the exons ATGGCAGACACAGGTGCTTTTCATATTAAGGGCACCCTCCAAACTAAAGCTCTTTatcag TACATCTTGGAGACAAGTGCTTACCCAAGAGAGCATGAGATGCTCAAGGAGATCAGAGAGGCCACCATAAACAAGTATAGCTATCT GAGTGACATGCTAGTTCCAGCTGATGAAGGACAGTTCTTATCCATGCTTTTGAAGATCATAAATGCCAAGAACACATTAGAACTCGGGGTTTTCACTGGTTATTCTCTCCTAGTCACTGCTCTTGCGCTGCCAAGTGATGGTAAG ATAACAGCTATTGATATAAATAGAGAGGCCTATGAGACTGGTTTGCCATTCATAAGAAAAGCTGGCGTGGAGCATAAAATCAACTTTATCAATTCAAATGCTCTACCAATTTTGGATGAAATGCTGACCACCACCAAT gtggatggAATGGAGCTCTTCGACTTTGCATTTGTGGATGCTGATAAACCTAATTTCATCAATTACCATGAGCGATTGTTGAAGCTGATAAAGATTGGAGGACTCATTGCCTATGACAACACACTATGGTATGGCACAGTTGCTGTTGATGAAGAGGAGGTCCAGGAGGATATGAAGGATTACAGAAGGGCTATATTGGGTTTGAATGCCTTCTTGGCTTCTGATCCCCGCATAGAATTATCTCAAATTTCTATCGGTGATGGTGTTACCTTGTGCAGGCGCATTCgctaa